GACCGTGACCGCGGCGACAGAAGAGACAGCTTCCGAGACGGTGGACGCGATGGCGGAAGAGACCGCGACCGTAAACCAAGAAAAAACAATGGTGATATGGTGAGATTTTTCTTCAACTTAGGAAAAAAAGACCAGCTGAAGAAAATGGATATGCTTGAAATCATCAACAAATCTACCGCGAAATCCAAGAAGAGACCAGATATCGGAGAAATTGAAATTTTAGAGAAATTCTCATTCTTCGAAGTAGAGAAGTCTTTCAAAGACGAGGTTTTGAAAGGATTACAGACCCAGAAATTTAAAGGTAAAGATATGCGTGCCGAAGTGGCCAACTAATTTTTTACCCGAAAATATATTGTAAGAATCAGTCCCGCTATTATAGTGGGACTGCTTTTTTGTAATTTTGTGGATAGATATTTCTTAATGTTAAGAAAACTTAATATAAAAAGCGTTCAGTTAAAACGGTTTTTCGGAAATTTGCAGCACTAATTTTAAATCAAAAAAAATGGGAATCGGCAATATTTTTAAAGCGTTCCAACCAAAAGACAAAGTGTTTTTTGTACTGTTTGAAAAAGTAGCAGCAACGTTAACTGAAATGTCTAAGGAATTTCACGAAGGGTTGATGGATTTTGACATCAATGATGATACAATGCTTACCAATATGAGCGATTATGAGCACAAGCTCGATGATCTTACCCATGAAATCTTTGTTCAGCTAGGTGAAAACTTTATCACCCCTTTCGACAGGGAAGATATCCAGCATTTGGCAAGCGGACTTGATGATATTGCTGATTTCATGTATGCTTCCGCAAAATATATTTACCTCTATAAAACTCCGCTTGATCCGGCTTATACAGAATTCAGTCTTCTGATTTACAAATCCTGCGTTGAAATCCAGAGCGCAATGGCAAATCTGAAGGATTTCAAAAACGGCAAAGCAGTAAAGGAATCATGTATTAAGATCAACTCTTACGAAAATATTGCAGATGATGTTTTAAGTCAGGCTACCGTAAAACTTTTTGAAACTAACGATGCGATTAACATCATTAAAATCAAATCTGTTTTGGAATATCTGGAAACGGTTACCGATAAAGCGGAAGATGTGGCCAACACGATGGACAGTATCGTAATTAAATATGCTTAATACCGGGCAGTAACCTTAAAAGTTAAGAATGGAATTACCAGTATTATTAATAATCATTATTGTTCTTGCATTAATATTTGATTATATCAACGGTTTTCACGATGCGGCCAACTCCATTGCGACCATTGTTTCCACTAAAGTTTTATCGCCGTTTCAGGCAGTTCTATGGGCTGCATTGTGGAATTTTGCGGCATTCTTTGTAGCGATGTATATCATTGGGGAATTCAAGATCGGGAATACCATTGCAAAAACTGTGAACGAAGACTTTATAAATCTAGAAGTCATTTTCTCCGGTCTGATTGCAGCGATAGCATGGAATCTGTTAACCTGGTGGTTTGGGATTCCGTCTTCATCATCGCACACACTGATTGGTGGATTTCTGGGTGCAGCATTAATGCACGCACTTGTGATGGATTATCATCATGTTGCTTTAGCAAGTCCGGATCTGGGAATTTGGGAACAGCTGAAATTGGCTTTTCAGCAGCTGTTTACGCAAAACGTTGTAAAGTATGAAAAGGTGATACCTATCTTCCTTTTCATCTTCATGGCTCCGTTTATCGGGATGATTGTTTCTATTATCATCACACTGATTATTGTGAACTTAGCAAAGAAAAGCAATCCGCGGAAGGCCGATGCACAGTTTAAGAAATGGCAGTTGGTGTCTTCAGCACTCTTCAGCTTGGGACACGGGCTTAATGATGCTCAAAAAGTCATGGGAATCATCGGTGCGGCGGTAATCTACTATCATGTTACTTTAATCGGCGGAACTGATGAATATGCACTCATGGATTCTGCAGACCGTTTCAAACACTTTACAACCGATTATATTTGGGTCCCATTTGTATCGTTCCTTGCGATTGGTTTAGGTACAATGAGCGGTGGCTGGAAGATTGTAAAAACAATGGGAACCAAGATTACCAAAGTTACGCCTTTAGAAGGAGTAAGTGCAGAATCTGCCGGCGCAATTACGCTTTTCATCACTGATCACTTAGGAATTCCGGTTTCTACAACGCATACCATTACCGGTGCAATCA
The window above is part of the Kaistella faecalis genome. Proteins encoded here:
- a CDS encoding DUF47 domain-containing protein, which produces MGIGNIFKAFQPKDKVFFVLFEKVAATLTEMSKEFHEGLMDFDINDDTMLTNMSDYEHKLDDLTHEIFVQLGENFITPFDREDIQHLASGLDDIADFMYASAKYIYLYKTPLDPAYTEFSLLIYKSCVEIQSAMANLKDFKNGKAVKESCIKINSYENIADDVLSQATVKLFETNDAINIIKIKSVLEYLETVTDKAEDVANTMDSIVIKYA
- a CDS encoding inorganic phosphate transporter is translated as MELPVLLIIIIVLALIFDYINGFHDAANSIATIVSTKVLSPFQAVLWAALWNFAAFFVAMYIIGEFKIGNTIAKTVNEDFINLEVIFSGLIAAIAWNLLTWWFGIPSSSSHTLIGGFLGAALMHALVMDYHHVALASPDLGIWEQLKLAFQQLFTQNVVKYEKVIPIFLFIFMAPFIGMIVSIIITLIIVNLAKKSNPRKADAQFKKWQLVSSALFSLGHGLNDAQKVMGIIGAAVIYYHVTLIGGTDEYALMDSADRFKHFTTDYIWVPFVSFLAIGLGTMSGGWKIVKTMGTKITKVTPLEGVSAESAGAITLFITDHLGIPVSTTHTITGAIIGVGLTKRVSAVRWGITVSLLWAWVLTIPISAIVAGVTYLLVIAVK